Proteins encoded by one window of Arachis hypogaea cultivar Tifrunner chromosome 1, arahy.Tifrunner.gnm2.J5K5, whole genome shotgun sequence:
- the LOC112791851 gene encoding DExH-box ATP-dependent RNA helicase DExH11 isoform X2 — protein MEWTLPYPYSWTVYEDTKSIKSSSVEKLRGLSVQFDDLFKKAWEADVVEEQEEDATKEQEDGHLSEAETVTLEIEAGTAEEFSQAHDNEISLDDILSADSVESKLHLDGFRNEVGQQKAWAMHEASGRIAEHFYELVPDMALEFPFELDSFQKEAIYYLEKGESVFVAAHTSAGKTVVAEYAFALASKHCTRAVYTAPIKTISNQKYRDFCGKFDVGLLTGDVSLRPEASCLIMTTEILRSMLYRGADIIRDIEWVIFDEVHYVNDVERGVVWEEVIIMLPRHINIILLSATVPNTVEFADWIGRTKQKEIRVTGTTKRPVPLEHCLFYSGELYKICENEKFLPQGLKAAKDVSKKKNLTAGGSGPKTGTSAGRDNARVQKRDNTSRGKQHGNNFSGTGRGYQNNGNGQNNWELRRADASMWLMLINKLSKKSLLPVVIFCFSKNRCDRSADSMTGTDLTSSSEKSEIRVFCDKAFSRLKGSDRNLPQVVRVQDLLRRGIGVHHAGLLPIVKEVVEMLFCRGVIKVLFSTETFAMGVNAPARTVVFDGLRKFDGKEFRQLLPGEYTQMAGRAGRRGLDKIGTVILMCRDELPKESDLEHVTVGSATRLESQFRLTYIMILHLLRVEELKVEDMLKRSFAEFHAQKKLPEMQQLLKLKLNQPTKAIECIKGEPTIEEYYDLYTEAETYSNQISEAIMQSRNTQQFLTTGRVVVVKSESAQDHLLGVVVKTPSQTNKLYIVLVIKPDMPSSVENASGGGSQNQSNAFDQGYFVMPKSRRGIGDEYITSVSARKGRGVINIKLPYLGSASGMGYEVREVDSKEFLCICSSKIKIDQVGLLEDVSNSVYAKTVQLLLELKSDGNKYPPALDPVKDLKLRDVILVQTYHKWTKLLEKMSQNPCHGCIKLEEHLKLAKEMKKHKEEVHALQFQISDDALQQMPDFQGRIDVLKEIGCIDEDLVVQMKGRVACEMNSGEELICTECLFENQLDDLEPEEAVALMSAFVFQQKNTSDPSLTPTLAKARQRLYNTAIRLGKLQADFHLPINPEEYAQENLKFGLVEVVYEWAKGTPFADICELTDVPEGLIVRTIVRLDETCREFKNSAAIMGNSALCKKMEIASNAIKRDIVFAASLYITGV, from the exons ATGGAGTGGACCTTG cCATATCCATACTCATGGACTGTTTATGAGGATACCAAGTCAATCAAGAGCTCGTCGGTTGAAAAACTG AGGGGACTATCTGTTCAATTTGATGACCTATTTAAGAAGGCTTGGGAAGCTGATGTTGTTGAAGAACAAGAGGAGGATGCTACTAAAGAACAAGAGGATG GTCATTTATCTGAAGCGGAGACTGTTACCTTGGAAATTGAAGCTGGGACGGCTGAGGAATTCAGCCAAGCACATGACAACGAAATATCACTTGATGATATTCTGTCAGCTGACTCAGTGGAATCAAAACTGCATTTGGATGGATTCAGAAATGAAGTTGGGCAGCAGAAA GCTTGGGCTATGCATGAGGCCAGTGGACGAATTGCAGAACACTTTTATGAACTCGTTCCTGATATGGCACTTGAATTTCCCTTTGAATTGGATTCTTTTCAGAAGGAG GCTATTTATTATCTTGAAAAAGGGGAATCTGTTTTTGTGGCTGCTCACACATCAGCTGGAAAGACAGTTGTTGCTGAATATGCATTCGCTTTAGCATCAAAA CACTGCACTAGAGCTGTGTATACTGCTCCAATAAAAACAATCAGCAATCAGAAATACAGAGATTTCTGTGGGaagtttgatgttgggcttcttacTGGCGATGTAAGCTTGAGGCCTGAGGCTTCTTGTCTCATTATGACCACTGAAATTTTAAGATCGATGCTGTACAGGGGTGCTGATATTATTCGTGACATTGAATGG GTAATATTTGATGAGGTTCACTATGTCAATGATGTTGAAAGAGGTGTTGTTTGGGAAGAAGTAATTATCATGCTTCCAAGGCACATCAATATCATCCTCCTTTCAGCCACG GTACCTAATACTGTTGAATTTGCGGATTGGATTGGTAGGACAAAACAAAAAGAGATCCGTGTCACAGG GACAACAAAAAGACCTGTCCCGTTGGAGCACTGCCTATTTTATTCTGGAGAACTTTACAAAATTTGTGAAAATGAAAAATTTCTGCCTCAGGGATTGAAAGCTGCAAAAGatgtttcaaagaaaaagaatttgACAGCTGGTGGTTCCGGGCCAAAGACGGGGACTTCAGCAGGCCGTGACAATGCCCGAGTTCAAAAACGGGATAATACATCTCGAGGAAAACAGCATGGGAATAATTTCTCTGGAACTGGCAGAGGCTATCAGAATAATGGCAATGGCCAGAACAATTGGGAACTGAGGAGAGCAGATGCTTCAATGTGGTTGATGCTGATCAACAAACTCTCCAAAAAGTCATTGTTGCCT GTTGTTATATTTTGTTTCTCTAAGAACCGCTGTGATAGATCAGCTGATAGTATGACAGGAACTGACCTCACAAGTAGCTCAGAGAAAAGTGAGATTCGAGTTTTCTGTGACAAAGCATTTTCACGACTAAAGGGTTCTGACAGAAATTTACCGCAG GTTGTTCGAGTCCAAGATCTTCTTCGTAGAGGGATTGGCGTCCATCATGCTGGCCTCCTTCCAATTGTAAAGGAGGTTGTTGAAATGCTATTTTGCCGTGGTGTTATCAAG GTCTTGTTTTCAACGGAGACATTTGCAATGGGAGTAAATGCACCTGCTAGAACT GTAGTCTTTGATGGTCTAAGGAAGTTTGATGGGAAGGAATTCAGGCAGCTATTACCAGGAGAATATACTCAAATGGCAGGACGTGCTGGCAGAAGAGGACTTGATAAGATTGGTACTGTCATTTTAATGTGTCGTGATGAACTCCCAAAGGAAAGCGATCTAGAGCATGTTACTGTTGGAAGTGCAACTCGTCTGGAGTCTCAGTTTAGGCTAACCTATATTATGATCCTACATCTCCTTCGAGTTGAAGAATTGAAG GTCGAGGACATGCTAAAAAGAAGTTTTGCAGAATTCCATGCTCAAAAAAAACTTCCAGAAATGCAACAACTTTTGAAGTTAAAACTTAATCAGCCCACAAAAGCTATTGA ATGTATAAAGGGCGAACCAACCATTGAAGAATACTATGATTTATATACAGAAGCTGAGACATACAGCAACCAAATATCAGAGGCAATAATGCAATCGCGTAATACACAACAATTTCTTACAACTGGAAGAGTTGTAGTCGTGAAATCAGAATCA GCCCAAGATCATTTGCTTGGGGTGGTTGTGAAAACTCCTTCTCAAACTAACAAGTTATATATTGTTTTGGTGATTAAACCTGACATGCCATCCTCAGTGGAAAATGCAAGTGGTGGTGGTTCACAGAATCAAAGTAATGCATTTGACCAAGGTTATTTTGTCATGCCAAAATCAAGGCGTGGTATAGGAGATGAATATATTACATCTGTTTCTGCCCGCAAAGGAAGAGGTGTCATCAATATCAAATTGCCGTATCTTGGTTCTGCTAGTGGAATGGGCTATGAAGTCCGAGAAGTTGATAGCAAAGAGTTTCTATGCATTTGCAGTAGcaaaattaaaattgaccaaGTTGGACTTCTTGAAGATGTTAGTAACTCTGTTTATGCAAAGACAGTTCAACTTCTCCTGGAATTGAAATCAGATGGAAATAAGTATCCTCCAGCTCTGGATCCTGTGAAAG ATCTTAAGCTGAGAGATGTGATACTTGTGCAAACATACCACAAATGGACTAAGTTGTTAGAAAAGATGTCTCAGAATCCGTGTCATGGGTGTATTAAATTGGAAGAGCACCTAAAGTTAGCTAAAGAGATGAAGAAGCACAAAGAAGAAGTACATGCTCTTCAGTTTCAAATTTCTGATGATGCACTTCAACAGATGCCTGACTTTCAGGGCCgg ATAGATGTGCTGAAGGAAATTGGATGTATTGATGAAGACCTTGTTGTTCAAATGAAAGGACGTGTCGCCTGTGAGATGAATTCTGGGGAGGAGTTGATTTGCACTGAGTGCTTGTTTGAGAACCAACTGGATGATCTTGAACCAGAAGAAGCGGTGGCATTAATGTCTGCTTTTGTATTCCAGCAGAAGAACACATCTGACCCTTCACTCACACCGACACTGGCCAAAGCAAGACAAAG ATTGTACAATACAGCAATAAGGCTTGGGAAACTTCAAGCTGACTTCCATCTGCCGATAAACCCGGAGGAGTATGCCCAAGAAAATCTCAAATTTGGTCTCGTTGAAGTGGTTTATGAATGGGCTAAG GGTACTCCGTTTGCCGATATCTGTGAACTTACAGATGTTCCTGAAGGTCTGATAGTAAGGACAATTGTCAGGTTGGATGAGACCTGCCGCGAGTTCAAAAACTCTGCCGCTATTATGGGGAATTCTGCTCTCTGCAAAAAAATGGAGATAGCTTCTAATGCAATAAAGCGTGACATTGTATTTGCAGCTAGCTTGTATATTACAGGCGTATGA
- the LOC112791851 gene encoding DExH-box ATP-dependent RNA helicase DExH11 isoform X1 codes for MDPPLPVANDLGFRVGFSGHSGHLRVEPVTTVERPNPLRSIPDFVLPPAFPSETPESIKNYIEETYLKPRLDPDEFSPEKAGRQWEFDWFDRAEIPLEPSLPRSVVVPIWEPPFRRSNSELVKGRWEPKFEEVDVSDLTSGAVESGPLPRTSAKDFVRGSINNRPFRPGGLDDSQAMERVLPEGASNGDWVHEILSGGSAQTIPPSLKHGVDLGALKPYPYSWTVYEDTKSIKSSSVEKLRGLSVQFDDLFKKAWEADVVEEQEEDATKEQEDGHLSEAETVTLEIEAGTAEEFSQAHDNEISLDDILSADSVESKLHLDGFRNEVGQQKAWAMHEASGRIAEHFYELVPDMALEFPFELDSFQKEAIYYLEKGESVFVAAHTSAGKTVVAEYAFALASKHCTRAVYTAPIKTISNQKYRDFCGKFDVGLLTGDVSLRPEASCLIMTTEILRSMLYRGADIIRDIEWVIFDEVHYVNDVERGVVWEEVIIMLPRHINIILLSATVPNTVEFADWIGRTKQKEIRVTGTTKRPVPLEHCLFYSGELYKICENEKFLPQGLKAAKDVSKKKNLTAGGSGPKTGTSAGRDNARVQKRDNTSRGKQHGNNFSGTGRGYQNNGNGQNNWELRRADASMWLMLINKLSKKSLLPVVIFCFSKNRCDRSADSMTGTDLTSSSEKSEIRVFCDKAFSRLKGSDRNLPQVVRVQDLLRRGIGVHHAGLLPIVKEVVEMLFCRGVIKVLFSTETFAMGVNAPARTVVFDGLRKFDGKEFRQLLPGEYTQMAGRAGRRGLDKIGTVILMCRDELPKESDLEHVTVGSATRLESQFRLTYIMILHLLRVEELKVEDMLKRSFAEFHAQKKLPEMQQLLKLKLNQPTKAIECIKGEPTIEEYYDLYTEAETYSNQISEAIMQSRNTQQFLTTGRVVVVKSESAQDHLLGVVVKTPSQTNKLYIVLVIKPDMPSSVENASGGGSQNQSNAFDQGYFVMPKSRRGIGDEYITSVSARKGRGVINIKLPYLGSASGMGYEVREVDSKEFLCICSSKIKIDQVGLLEDVSNSVYAKTVQLLLELKSDGNKYPPALDPVKDLKLRDVILVQTYHKWTKLLEKMSQNPCHGCIKLEEHLKLAKEMKKHKEEVHALQFQISDDALQQMPDFQGRIDVLKEIGCIDEDLVVQMKGRVACEMNSGEELICTECLFENQLDDLEPEEAVALMSAFVFQQKNTSDPSLTPTLAKARQRLYNTAIRLGKLQADFHLPINPEEYAQENLKFGLVEVVYEWAKGTPFADICELTDVPEGLIVRTIVRLDETCREFKNSAAIMGNSALCKKMEIASNAIKRDIVFAASLYITGV; via the exons ATGGATCCTCCGCTCCCAGTCGCAAATGACCTCGGATTCCGGGTCGGGTTCTCGGGTCACAGCGGCCACCTCCGAGTGGAGCCGGTCACCACCGTTGAGCGCCCCAACCCTCTTAGGTCCATTCCCGATTTCGTTCTG CCACCTGCATTTCCCAGTGAGACCCCTGAATCTATAAAAAACTATATAGAAGAGACATATCTCAAGCCAAGATTGGACCCTGATGAGTTTTCACCAGAAAAAGCTGGGAGGCAATGGGAATTTGATTGGTTTGACAGGGCTGAGATTCCTCTAGAGCCATCATTACCACGGTCTGTTGTAGTTCCAATTTGGGAACCACCATTTCGACGATCAAATAGTGAATTGGTTAAGGGAAGATGGGAACCAAAATTTGAGGAG GTGGATGTATCAGATCTAACATCAGGAGCTGTAGAATCTGGGCCATTGCCCCGTACTTCTGCGAAGGACTTTGTTAGAGGAAGCATCAATAATCGGCCCTTCCGCCCAGGTGGTTTGGATGATTCCCAAGCGATGGAAAGAGTTCTTCCGGAAGGTGCTTCAAATGGTGACTGGGTGCATGAAATTTTGAGTGGCGGGTCGGCTCAGACAATCCCTCCCAGCTTAAAGCATGGAGTGGACCTTGGTGCGCTCAAG cCATATCCATACTCATGGACTGTTTATGAGGATACCAAGTCAATCAAGAGCTCGTCGGTTGAAAAACTG AGGGGACTATCTGTTCAATTTGATGACCTATTTAAGAAGGCTTGGGAAGCTGATGTTGTTGAAGAACAAGAGGAGGATGCTACTAAAGAACAAGAGGATG GTCATTTATCTGAAGCGGAGACTGTTACCTTGGAAATTGAAGCTGGGACGGCTGAGGAATTCAGCCAAGCACATGACAACGAAATATCACTTGATGATATTCTGTCAGCTGACTCAGTGGAATCAAAACTGCATTTGGATGGATTCAGAAATGAAGTTGGGCAGCAGAAA GCTTGGGCTATGCATGAGGCCAGTGGACGAATTGCAGAACACTTTTATGAACTCGTTCCTGATATGGCACTTGAATTTCCCTTTGAATTGGATTCTTTTCAGAAGGAG GCTATTTATTATCTTGAAAAAGGGGAATCTGTTTTTGTGGCTGCTCACACATCAGCTGGAAAGACAGTTGTTGCTGAATATGCATTCGCTTTAGCATCAAAA CACTGCACTAGAGCTGTGTATACTGCTCCAATAAAAACAATCAGCAATCAGAAATACAGAGATTTCTGTGGGaagtttgatgttgggcttcttacTGGCGATGTAAGCTTGAGGCCTGAGGCTTCTTGTCTCATTATGACCACTGAAATTTTAAGATCGATGCTGTACAGGGGTGCTGATATTATTCGTGACATTGAATGG GTAATATTTGATGAGGTTCACTATGTCAATGATGTTGAAAGAGGTGTTGTTTGGGAAGAAGTAATTATCATGCTTCCAAGGCACATCAATATCATCCTCCTTTCAGCCACG GTACCTAATACTGTTGAATTTGCGGATTGGATTGGTAGGACAAAACAAAAAGAGATCCGTGTCACAGG GACAACAAAAAGACCTGTCCCGTTGGAGCACTGCCTATTTTATTCTGGAGAACTTTACAAAATTTGTGAAAATGAAAAATTTCTGCCTCAGGGATTGAAAGCTGCAAAAGatgtttcaaagaaaaagaatttgACAGCTGGTGGTTCCGGGCCAAAGACGGGGACTTCAGCAGGCCGTGACAATGCCCGAGTTCAAAAACGGGATAATACATCTCGAGGAAAACAGCATGGGAATAATTTCTCTGGAACTGGCAGAGGCTATCAGAATAATGGCAATGGCCAGAACAATTGGGAACTGAGGAGAGCAGATGCTTCAATGTGGTTGATGCTGATCAACAAACTCTCCAAAAAGTCATTGTTGCCT GTTGTTATATTTTGTTTCTCTAAGAACCGCTGTGATAGATCAGCTGATAGTATGACAGGAACTGACCTCACAAGTAGCTCAGAGAAAAGTGAGATTCGAGTTTTCTGTGACAAAGCATTTTCACGACTAAAGGGTTCTGACAGAAATTTACCGCAG GTTGTTCGAGTCCAAGATCTTCTTCGTAGAGGGATTGGCGTCCATCATGCTGGCCTCCTTCCAATTGTAAAGGAGGTTGTTGAAATGCTATTTTGCCGTGGTGTTATCAAG GTCTTGTTTTCAACGGAGACATTTGCAATGGGAGTAAATGCACCTGCTAGAACT GTAGTCTTTGATGGTCTAAGGAAGTTTGATGGGAAGGAATTCAGGCAGCTATTACCAGGAGAATATACTCAAATGGCAGGACGTGCTGGCAGAAGAGGACTTGATAAGATTGGTACTGTCATTTTAATGTGTCGTGATGAACTCCCAAAGGAAAGCGATCTAGAGCATGTTACTGTTGGAAGTGCAACTCGTCTGGAGTCTCAGTTTAGGCTAACCTATATTATGATCCTACATCTCCTTCGAGTTGAAGAATTGAAG GTCGAGGACATGCTAAAAAGAAGTTTTGCAGAATTCCATGCTCAAAAAAAACTTCCAGAAATGCAACAACTTTTGAAGTTAAAACTTAATCAGCCCACAAAAGCTATTGA ATGTATAAAGGGCGAACCAACCATTGAAGAATACTATGATTTATATACAGAAGCTGAGACATACAGCAACCAAATATCAGAGGCAATAATGCAATCGCGTAATACACAACAATTTCTTACAACTGGAAGAGTTGTAGTCGTGAAATCAGAATCA GCCCAAGATCATTTGCTTGGGGTGGTTGTGAAAACTCCTTCTCAAACTAACAAGTTATATATTGTTTTGGTGATTAAACCTGACATGCCATCCTCAGTGGAAAATGCAAGTGGTGGTGGTTCACAGAATCAAAGTAATGCATTTGACCAAGGTTATTTTGTCATGCCAAAATCAAGGCGTGGTATAGGAGATGAATATATTACATCTGTTTCTGCCCGCAAAGGAAGAGGTGTCATCAATATCAAATTGCCGTATCTTGGTTCTGCTAGTGGAATGGGCTATGAAGTCCGAGAAGTTGATAGCAAAGAGTTTCTATGCATTTGCAGTAGcaaaattaaaattgaccaaGTTGGACTTCTTGAAGATGTTAGTAACTCTGTTTATGCAAAGACAGTTCAACTTCTCCTGGAATTGAAATCAGATGGAAATAAGTATCCTCCAGCTCTGGATCCTGTGAAAG ATCTTAAGCTGAGAGATGTGATACTTGTGCAAACATACCACAAATGGACTAAGTTGTTAGAAAAGATGTCTCAGAATCCGTGTCATGGGTGTATTAAATTGGAAGAGCACCTAAAGTTAGCTAAAGAGATGAAGAAGCACAAAGAAGAAGTACATGCTCTTCAGTTTCAAATTTCTGATGATGCACTTCAACAGATGCCTGACTTTCAGGGCCgg ATAGATGTGCTGAAGGAAATTGGATGTATTGATGAAGACCTTGTTGTTCAAATGAAAGGACGTGTCGCCTGTGAGATGAATTCTGGGGAGGAGTTGATTTGCACTGAGTGCTTGTTTGAGAACCAACTGGATGATCTTGAACCAGAAGAAGCGGTGGCATTAATGTCTGCTTTTGTATTCCAGCAGAAGAACACATCTGACCCTTCACTCACACCGACACTGGCCAAAGCAAGACAAAG ATTGTACAATACAGCAATAAGGCTTGGGAAACTTCAAGCTGACTTCCATCTGCCGATAAACCCGGAGGAGTATGCCCAAGAAAATCTCAAATTTGGTCTCGTTGAAGTGGTTTATGAATGGGCTAAG GGTACTCCGTTTGCCGATATCTGTGAACTTACAGATGTTCCTGAAGGTCTGATAGTAAGGACAATTGTCAGGTTGGATGAGACCTGCCGCGAGTTCAAAAACTCTGCCGCTATTATGGGGAATTCTGCTCTCTGCAAAAAAATGGAGATAGCTTCTAATGCAATAAAGCGTGACATTGTATTTGCAGCTAGCTTGTATATTACAGGCGTATGA